From the genome of Peptoniphilus sp. ING2-D1G:
AATGGCAATTAAAGCTATGGATGATAATATTATTTTAATAGCCGGAGGATATGATAAAGGTGCAGATTTTGACAATATGCTTGATATGGCAAAGAAAAAAATAAAAACAATGGTGCTTTTTGGACAAACTGCTGATAAAATTCAGGCGGTTGCTAAAAAATATGGAATAAAAATGTATATTGTTAAAAATATGGAACAGGCGGTAGAGTTATCTTATAGCATTGCAGAAACTGAAGATATAGTTCTGCTATCGCCGGCATGTGCATCCTGGGACATGTATGAATCCTATGAAAAAAGAGGAGAACATTTTAAAAAGTTGGTAAATGAGTTGATTTAATGAAAGTTCTAAAAAAAAGATATAAATCCGTAGATCTTGGACTATTGTTAATATTTATAGTGTTAGTGGGCTTTGGACTTATAGTGGTAACAAGCGCAGCTTATCCGCTGGGAATAAAATACTATGATGACGGTTTTTATTATGGAAAAAGACAGCTTATGTTTTGCATATTAGGGTTTATATTTAGCTATATCGCATCCAGATTTCCAAGAAATATAATCAAAAAAATATCTCCTTATCTCTTTGTTATAAGTATATTGTTGATATTGGCATTATGGACACCGATGGGAGATGATACATACGGTTCCACAAGATGGCTTAAAATTCCGGGCATAAATTTGAGATTTCAACCTTCAGATATACTTAAAATCACATCTATTTTATTTTTGGCAAAAATTCTTGAAATAAACAGAAAAAACATGGAAAACAAAGAAACTTTTGTGGTAATTGTAGGGATAATAGGGTTATCTGTAGTTCCTATAATGCTTAAGGATTTGTCTACAGGAGTTGTAATAGGATTTTCGCTCTTTGCAATGTATATGGCAGGGGGAATAAAATCATACCAATTTGTCACACTTTTAGGTATTAGTGTACTTGGAATGATTCCTATGACTATGAAATTTCTATACAGAATGAGAAGAATTTTCGGATTTTTAAATCCTGATATTGCTTCTTTAGATGAAAACTACCAAATTACACAATCTCTTTACGCAATAGCCATGGGGGGAATTGGCGGAGTGGGGTTTTTTCACTCGAGGCAAAAATACTCCAATATACCTCAAGCCCACAATGATTTTATTTTTCCGGTAATATGTGAAGAATTCGGTTTAATAGGCGGGATATTTGTCGTTATGATGTTTTTTCTTTTTGTGTATAGAGGATATGTTATTGCTATTAAGTCAAAAAATTATTATGATAAATATGTGACAATAGGAATTACTTCATATATTGGCATACAAGCTATATTTAACTTGGGAGTAGGGTGTGGTTTATTTCCCGTAACAGGAATTACGTTACCCTTTATATCCTATGGAGGAACCTCCTTATTGGTAACTATGGTCGCAGTAGGATTATTGCTTGGAATTTCAAGGGATGTGTAAAATGAAATACATACTTTCCGGTGGAGGCACGGGCGGGCATATTTATCCTGCACTTTCAATCATTGCGGAAATAAAAAAAAGAGATGTAGCAGCAGAGGTTTTATATGTTGGTAAAAAAGACAGCCTTGAAGAAGAGCTGACAAAAAAAGAAAACATAACCTTTGAAGCTATAGAAGTTCAAGGATTTCCTCGAAAAAAATTAAATTGGCAAACAATATCAACAATTATCTCCCTTTTTAAAGGGTTAGCTCAAAGTGATAAAATAATTAAAAAGTTCAAACCTGATATAGTTATCGGAACAGGCGGATATGTCTGTGCACCGATTCTTTTAAAAGCGCAACAAATGGGTATATTGACAGTTATACAGGAACAAAATGCTTTCCCGGGAAAGACCAACAAACTTTTATCCAAAAGAGCTGAGTTGGTAGCTTTAAATTTTGAAGAAGCTAAAAAATATTTAAAGTACAAAAAAGTCATAGTTACAGGCAACCCCATAAGAGCTGATTTTAATCAAATTGACAAAGTAAAAGCCAGAAAACAATACGCTATTGCAGATGATGAAAAATTTGTGCTTTCCTTTGGGGGAAGTGGAGGACAAGAATCTACAAATGAGGCAGTCCTTGATATTTTAAAGTCAGATAGGAAAATAGATTTTAAATTGTACCATGTCACCGGTAAAGTACATTATAAAAATTTTATGGACCAATTAAGGGGCATAAATTTAAATGATAATATAAAAATAGTAGAATATTCAAATGAAATACCATCTTTATTGATGGCAAGTGATCTTGTTATTGCAAGTTCTTCAGCTATGACTTTAGCAGAAATATCAGCTGTAGGAGTAAGTTCCATTTTGATACCTAAGGCTTATACTGCCGGAAACCATCAAGTATACAACGCAAACAGTTATAAAGACAAAAATGCAGCCGAAATAATTTTAGAGGAGAATTTAAATGCAGATACCCTCTATAAAGAAATAACATCTCTGTTAAAAGACGATAAGCTTAGAAATGTCATGGCTGAAAACTCAAAGAAGCTTGGAAATCCTAAAGCTGTTGAAATTCTATTAAACGAAATAGAGTTGTTGCTAAATGAAAGAAAATAGAAAAGAAAAGTACAGAATACGAGCTAAAAGAAAAAACTTCATCAGAAAGATTATTTTGTTGATGATGATGGCCGCTATAATGTTTTTTGTTTTGACTAAAACCGGGTTTTTTAATGTGAGTTCAATAAATGTTCTCGGCAATGAAACAATTTCCAAGGAGGAGATAATTAAAAGGTCAGGTATTGCAGTCGGACAAAATTATTTTAGTGTGTCAAAAAAAGATAGAGTTGAGGCGATAAATAGCATAGCGAAGGTAAAATCTTCAAAAATAAAATTTTCAATTTCCGGAAATACGACCATTGAGGTTGAGGAAAGAAAGGGCATAATGCAGATTGAAAATTACGCAAGTTACTACATAATAGACAAAGATTTAAGGGTTATAGAAATAATGAGCAGACCATTTCAAAACCTTAAAGAAATCAGTGGGATAGATACACAGAATTTAGATCTTGGGGATTATATACTGACAAGAGACAAGGATAAAATAGAATTTCTAACTCAATTAATAAATGCAGAAGAAATTTTTAATTTAATTAAAAAGATTGAATTTAAAGAAGATGTATATTTATTGATAGATAATAATGATGTTGAAATCGAATTCAATTCCATAGATGACTTGGAGTATAAATTCAAAATGCTAATGGAAATTTTAAAGGACATTGAAGCTACAGGAAAAAATGCCATAAGAATAGAAATGGACAATGGACATTCTCCGATAGTAGTTCTACAAAGCACTTATGATGAAAAAGAAAATAATAATTAAGATTTCAGAGGATTCTTAACTTTAATATATTAAAAACTCTTTAAGATGTTGACTATTTAGCTATTTGTTTATAAAATATATAATATATGTGCTTAAAATTAGAAAATTTATGAATTTATGATATGAGGAGGATGTTTATGTTAGATTTTGATATGGATCACGACGAATTTGCTAAAATTAAAGTTGTGGGCGTTGGCGGAGGCGGAAATAATGCTGTTAACAGAATGATTAATGCCGGTGTCAAAGGAGTGGATTTCATTGCCCTTAACACTGACAAACAAGCGCTTAGAGCTTCACTTGCCGAAACTAAAATTCAAATTGGCGAAAAAATTACAAAAGGATTGGGTGCAGGGGCAAATCCTGAGATAGGAGAACAATCCGCAGAAGAATCAAGGGATGAAATCAGGGAAGTACTTGATGGCGCCGATATGGTATTTATTACTGCCGGAATGGGCGGAGGAACAGGAACCGGGGCAGCTCCTATAATCGCTGAAATAGCTAAGGATCTTGGACTTCTTACAGTGGGAGTAGTAACAAAACCTTTCACCTTTGAAGGTATGAAAAGATCAAAATCTGCAGATAAAGGAATAAAGGAATTAAAAGATAAAGTTGATACATTAGTTATTATTCCTAACGACAGACTTCTTACAATATCCGACAAAAAAACCAGTTTTTCAAAGGCCTTTGAAATTGCCGATGACGTTTTAAAGCAAGGTATTCAAGGTATTTCAGATTTAATTTCCGTCCCCAACCTCATTAATTTAGATTTTGCAGATGTTAAGGCGATTATGTATGATAAGGGCATTGCTCACATGGGCATAGGTCAGGCTTCAGGAGATGAAAGAGCGGTAGAAGCCGCAAAACTTGCGATAAACTCTCCTCTTCTTGAAACTTCTATAGAAGGCGCAAAATCCGTATTGTTAAACATAACGGCAGGAAATGATCTTGGAATATTTGAAGTTAATGAAGCTGCGGACTTAATAAGAGATTGTGTAGCTGAAGATGCAAATATAATATTTGGAGCAGGAATAGACGATACATTAAAGGACCAAGTAAAAATCACAGTCATAGCTACTGATTTCGACCAATACAAAGATGATGATAAAAAACAAAATAAATTTAGAGACTTGGGCGAAGAAAAAGAAAACGCAAATATCGGAGAATTAAGAATACCGTCTTTTTTAAGGACCAACAGAAAATAAACTTTTAAAGCCTCATCCTACGATGAGGTTTTTCTATTTAGAGGTGTATTATGAAATGTCCCTATTGCGGCTACACTGAGTCAAA
Proteins encoded in this window:
- a CDS encoding cell division protein FtsW (A number of prokaryotic integral membrane proteins involved in cell cycle processes have been found to be structurally related. These proteins include, the Escherichia coli and related bacteria cell division protein ftsW and the rod shape-determining protein rodA (or mrdB), the Bacillus subtilis stage V sporulation protein E (spoVE), the B. subtilis hypothetical proteins ywcF and ylaO and the Cyanophora paradoxa cyanelle ftsW homolog; High confidence in function and specificity), coding for MKVLKKRYKSVDLGLLLIFIVLVGFGLIVVTSAAYPLGIKYYDDGFYYGKRQLMFCILGFIFSYIASRFPRNIIKKISPYLFVISILLILALWTPMGDDTYGSTRWLKIPGINLRFQPSDILKITSILFLAKILEINRKNMENKETFVVIVGIIGLSVVPIMLKDLSTGVVIGFSLFAMYMAGGIKSYQFVTLLGISVLGMIPMTMKFLYRMRRIFGFLNPDIASLDENYQITQSLYAIAMGGIGGVGFFHSRQKYSNIPQAHNDFIFPVICEEFGLIGGIFVVMMFFLFVYRGYVIAIKSKNYYDKYVTIGITSYIGIQAIFNLGVGCGLFPVTGITLPFISYGGTSLLVTMVAVGLLLGISRDV
- the murG gene encoding UDP-N-acetylglucosamine-N-acetylmuramyl-(pentapeptide) pyrophosphoryl-undecaprenol N-acetylglucosamine transferase (Cell wall formation. Catalyzes the transfer of a GlcNAc subunit on undecaprenyl-pyrophosphoryl-MurNAc-pentapeptide (lipid intermediate I) to form undecaprenyl-pyrophosphoryl-MurNAc-(pentapeptide)GlcNAc (lipid intermediate II); High confidence in function and specificity), which gives rise to MKYILSGGGTGGHIYPALSIIAEIKKRDVAAEVLYVGKKDSLEEELTKKENITFEAIEVQGFPRKKLNWQTISTIISLFKGLAQSDKIIKKFKPDIVIGTGGYVCAPILLKAQQMGILTVIQEQNAFPGKTNKLLSKRAELVALNFEEAKKYLKYKKVIVTGNPIRADFNQIDKVKARKQYAIADDEKFVLSFGGSGGQESTNEAVLDILKSDRKIDFKLYHVTGKVHYKNFMDQLRGINLNDNIKIVEYSNEIPSLLMASDLVIASSSAMTLAEISAVGVSSILIPKAYTAGNHQVYNANSYKDKNAAEIILEENLNADTLYKEITSLLKDDKLRNVMAENSKKLGNPKAVEILLNEIELLLNERK
- a CDS encoding cell division protein FtsQ (FtsQ/DivIB bacterial division proteins (pfam03799) contain an N-terminal POTRA domain (for polypeptide-transport-associated domain). This is found in different types of proteins, usually associated with a transmembrane beta-barrel. FtsQ/DivIB may have chaperone-like roles, which has also been postulated for the POTRA domain in other contexts; Family membership) gives rise to the protein MKENRKEKYRIRAKRKNFIRKIILLMMMAAIMFFVLTKTGFFNVSSINVLGNETISKEEIIKRSGIAVGQNYFSVSKKDRVEAINSIAKVKSSKIKFSISGNTTIEVEERKGIMQIENYASYYIIDKDLRVIEIMSRPFQNLKEISGIDTQNLDLGDYILTRDKDKIEFLTQLINAEEIFNLIKKIEFKEDVYLLIDNNDVEIEFNSIDDLEYKFKMLMEILKDIEATGKNAIRIEMDNGHSPIVVLQSTYDEKENNN
- the ftsZ gene encoding Cell division protein FtsZ (Essential cell division protein that forms a contractile ring structure (Z ring) at the future cell division site. The regulation of the ring assembly controls the timing and the location of cell division. One of the functions of the FtsZ ring is to recruit other cell division proteins to the septum to produce a new cell wall between the dividing cells. Binds GTP and shows GTPase activity; High confidence in function and specificity) encodes the protein MLDFDMDHDEFAKIKVVGVGGGGNNAVNRMINAGVKGVDFIALNTDKQALRASLAETKIQIGEKITKGLGAGANPEIGEQSAEESRDEIREVLDGADMVFITAGMGGGTGTGAAPIIAEIAKDLGLLTVGVVTKPFTFEGMKRSKSADKGIKELKDKVDTLVIIPNDRLLTISDKKTSFSKAFEIADDVLKQGIQGISDLISVPNLINLDFADVKAIMYDKGIAHMGIGQASGDERAVEAAKLAINSPLLETSIEGAKSVLLNITAGNDLGIFEVNEAADLIRDCVAEDANIIFGAGIDDTLKDQVKITVIATDFDQYKDDDKKQNKFRDLGEEKENANIGELRIPSFLRTNRK